In the genome of Qipengyuania seohaensis, one region contains:
- a CDS encoding phosphoglycerate kinase, whose translation MSSFKTLDDLGDVTGKVALVRVDLNLPMQEGRASDVTRVEAVKPTILELADKGAKVLLLAHFGRPKGQRHSTMSTSMVQGDIERVLDREIMFIPEVMGPVVEQSIGILSDGDIGLLDNIRFWPGEEANDPEFAKGIAAHGDFYVNDAFSAAHRAHASTEGLAHQLPAYAGRAMEAELKALEAALGSPEQPVAAVVGGAKVSTKLDVLENLVGKVQHLIIGGGMANTFLAARGVDVGKSLCEHDLTATANKIMDTADHAGCTVHLPYDVVVAKEFAENPASLRTCNVHEVASDEMILDVGPQAVEALGDVLKTCRTLVWNGPLGAFETEPFDAATVALARTAAALTQDGSLTSVAGGGDTVAALAHAGVKDDFTFVSTAGGAFLEWMEGKDLPGVAALTA comes from the coding sequence ATGAGCAGCTTCAAGACCCTGGATGATCTTGGCGACGTGACCGGCAAGGTCGCGCTCGTACGCGTCGATCTGAACCTTCCGATGCAGGAAGGGCGCGCCAGCGATGTCACCCGGGTTGAAGCTGTGAAGCCCACCATCCTCGAGCTGGCCGACAAGGGCGCGAAGGTTCTCCTCCTTGCCCATTTCGGCCGGCCCAAGGGCCAGCGCCACTCGACCATGAGCACCAGCATGGTGCAGGGCGACATCGAACGCGTTCTCGACCGCGAAATCATGTTCATCCCCGAAGTGATGGGGCCGGTGGTCGAACAGTCGATCGGCATCCTCTCCGACGGCGATATCGGCCTGCTCGACAACATTCGCTTCTGGCCCGGCGAGGAAGCTAACGACCCCGAATTTGCCAAAGGCATTGCTGCTCACGGCGATTTCTACGTTAACGATGCCTTCTCCGCCGCGCACCGCGCCCATGCCTCGACCGAAGGGCTGGCGCACCAGCTGCCCGCCTATGCCGGGCGCGCGATGGAAGCGGAACTCAAGGCCCTCGAAGCCGCGCTCGGCTCGCCCGAGCAGCCGGTCGCAGCGGTCGTTGGCGGGGCCAAGGTTTCGACCAAGCTCGACGTGCTCGAGAACCTCGTCGGCAAGGTCCAGCACCTGATCATCGGTGGCGGCATGGCCAACACCTTCCTCGCCGCTCGCGGTGTGGATGTCGGCAAGTCCCTGTGCGAACATGATCTGACTGCTACCGCGAACAAGATCATGGACACGGCCGATCACGCGGGTTGCACCGTGCACCTGCCCTACGATGTGGTCGTGGCGAAGGAATTCGCGGAAAACCCAGCTTCCTTGCGGACCTGCAACGTCCATGAGGTCGCCTCGGACGAGATGATCCTCGACGTTGGTCCGCAGGCGGTCGAAGCGCTCGGCGATGTGCTGAAGACCTGCCGCACGCTGGTCTGGAACGGCCCGCTCGGCGCGTTTGAGACGGAGCCTTTCGATGCCGCGACCGTGGCACTGGCTCGAACCGCGGCTGCCCTGACGCAGGACGGTTCGCTGACATCGGTCGCAGGAGGGGGCGACACCGTTGCCGCGCTCGCCCATGCCGGCGTGAAGGACGATTTCACCTTCGTCTCGACCGCGGGCGGAGCCTTCCTCGAATGGATGGAAGGCAAGGATCTTCCCGGCGTAGCTGCGCTGACCGCCTAA
- a CDS encoding flavodoxin family protein yields MLDDTQERLCAENETDFSDLKALTINCTLKRSPDGSHTDKLLGVVETILVRNDVSLEQVRLVDHDIAPGVYPDMTEHGATRDDWPAIWEKVEAADILVVGTPIWLGEKSSVCQRLIERLYAHSGQRNDRGQYIFYGKVGGCIVTGNEDGIKHVGMGVLYSLQHVGYTIPPQADAGWIGEAGPGPSYGDAKEDGSGYVGFDNDFTKRNTTFMTWNLMHMARMLKDAGGIPCHGNSVDLWNEGRRFDAPNPEYR; encoded by the coding sequence ATGCTGGACGATACCCAAGAGCGCCTGTGCGCCGAGAACGAGACCGATTTCTCCGACCTCAAGGCGCTGACGATCAACTGCACGCTGAAGCGATCGCCCGACGGCTCGCACACGGACAAGCTGCTTGGCGTGGTCGAGACGATCCTGGTGCGCAACGATGTCTCGCTCGAACAGGTAAGGCTGGTCGACCACGACATCGCACCCGGGGTCTATCCCGACATGACCGAACACGGTGCAACGCGCGATGATTGGCCTGCGATCTGGGAAAAGGTCGAGGCCGCCGATATCCTCGTCGTCGGCACGCCGATCTGGCTGGGTGAGAAGTCCTCGGTATGCCAGCGCCTGATCGAACGGCTCTACGCCCACTCAGGTCAGCGCAACGACCGGGGCCAGTACATCTTTTACGGCAAGGTCGGCGGCTGCATCGTCACCGGCAACGAGGACGGCATCAAGCACGTGGGCATGGGCGTGCTCTACTCATTGCAGCACGTCGGCTACACCATTCCCCCGCAAGCCGATGCGGGCTGGATCGGCGAAGCCGGGCCCGGGCCGAGTTACGGCGACGCGAAGGAAGACGGATCGGGCTATGTCGGTTTCGACAACGATTTTACCAAGCGCAACACGACCTTCATGACATGGAACCTGATGCACATGGCACGCATGCTGAAAGACGCTGGCGGCATCCCCTGCCACGGAAACTCGGTCGATCTGTGGAACGAGGGCCGCCGCTTCGACGCGCCGAACCCCGAATACCGTTAG
- a CDS encoding fructose bisphosphate aldolase: MNFEEMTAKMRDGQGFIAALDQSGGSTPKALRAYGVEDAEWDGDDEMFAKIHEMRCRIVDSPSFSNGKVIGAILFEKTMEGCNAEGSPIPELLSRRGVVPFLKVDKGMHDVENGAQLMKPIPELEALCKRAKELGVFGTKMRSVIHEANREGVAANVAQQMDYGLEILSFGLVPILEPEVSLDSASRPQAEALLLSNMLDQLERVPEGKQVMLKLTIPSEPNLYKSLIDHPKVLRVVALSGGYSREDACRELAKNDGMIASFSRALLEVLEAKMDDQQFDQALGNAIDEIACASTGA, from the coding sequence ATGAATTTCGAGGAAATGACGGCGAAAATGCGCGACGGACAGGGCTTTATCGCGGCTCTGGACCAGTCGGGCGGTTCCACTCCCAAGGCGCTCCGGGCCTATGGCGTGGAAGACGCCGAATGGGACGGCGATGACGAAATGTTCGCCAAGATCCACGAAATGCGCTGCCGTATCGTCGATTCCCCGTCCTTCTCGAACGGCAAGGTGATCGGGGCGATCCTGTTCGAAAAGACCATGGAAGGCTGCAACGCCGAAGGTTCGCCCATTCCCGAACTGCTGAGCCGCCGCGGCGTGGTCCCTTTCCTCAAGGTCGACAAGGGCATGCACGACGTCGAGAACGGCGCGCAGCTGATGAAGCCGATCCCCGAACTCGAAGCGCTGTGCAAGCGCGCCAAGGAACTGGGCGTCTTCGGCACGAAGATGCGTTCGGTCATCCACGAAGCGAACCGTGAGGGTGTGGCTGCCAATGTCGCGCAGCAGATGGATTACGGTCTCGAAATCCTCTCCTTCGGTCTCGTCCCGATTCTCGAGCCGGAAGTCAGCCTCGACAGCGCAAGCCGTCCGCAGGCCGAAGCCCTGCTGCTGTCCAACATGCTCGACCAGCTGGAGCGGGTGCCGGAAGGCAAGCAGGTCATGCTCAAGCTCACGATCCCGAGCGAGCCCAACCTCTATAAGTCGCTTATCGACCATCCCAAGGTGCTGCGCGTCGTGGCATTGTCGGGCGGCTACAGCCGCGAGGACGCGTGCCGCGAACTGGCGAAGAACGACGGCATGATCGCCAGCTTCAGCCGCGCCCTGCTCGAAGTTCTCGAAGCCAAGATGGACGACCAGCAGTTCGACCAGGCCTTGGGCAATGCGATCGACGAGATCGCCTGCGCGAGCACCGGAGCCTGA
- the thiE gene encoding thiamine phosphate synthase produces the protein MTNTPCQLYLISPLEVGGDFPQRLERALDAGKGVVTAFQFRVKGLDQHDAAALAEPLQEICAAREVAFIVNDDIALAKRLGADGVHLGQGDGDPRDAREELGREAQIGVTCHGSRHLALEAGEAGADYVAFGAFSPSTTKETEHTADTALLEWWHEMVEIPSVAIGGITPANCKPLIEAGADFLAVSGAIWSGDEVKAVQAFAEQIAAK, from the coding sequence ATGACCAATACTCCTTGCCAGCTTTATCTCATCTCCCCGCTCGAAGTCGGCGGGGACTTTCCGCAGCGTCTCGAACGGGCGCTCGATGCCGGGAAGGGCGTCGTGACCGCGTTCCAGTTCCGCGTGAAGGGACTGGACCAGCACGATGCCGCCGCACTGGCAGAGCCGCTGCAGGAAATCTGCGCTGCCCGCGAAGTGGCGTTCATCGTCAATGACGACATTGCGCTCGCCAAGCGGCTCGGCGCAGATGGCGTCCACCTGGGGCAGGGCGATGGCGACCCGCGCGACGCAAGAGAGGAACTCGGTCGCGAAGCCCAGATCGGCGTGACCTGCCATGGTTCGCGCCACCTTGCTCTGGAAGCGGGCGAGGCCGGAGCCGACTACGTGGCATTCGGCGCCTTCTCCCCCAGCACGACCAAGGAAACCGAGCATACTGCGGATACGGCGCTGCTCGAATGGTGGCACGAGATGGTGGAGATACCCTCGGTTGCCATCGGCGGCATCACGCCCGCCAATTGCAAACCCTTGATCGAAGCCGGGGCAGACTTCCTTGCCGTGTCAGGTGCGATCTGGTCGGGCGACGAAGTCAAGGCAGTTCAAGCATTTGCGGAGCAAATCGCCGCCAAGTGA
- a CDS encoding L,D-transpeptidase family protein, with the protein MRQFLFIAASSLALAACGMDGAEDETETTSASAEANSASDQGYETYSDDNHADSMASNDEASSASGSSDAQIEDPEDRPIMQAQVVLDRIGFGPGVIDGKMGMSTENALSGFQEANDLEVTGKLDEKTKSALAEWDRIAATRVVTIPASWGDIEFKEMPEDTVKKAEMENLGYTSLDEKLAERFHTTVEVLRQLNPNGRPAGSSDTAQPSTNDAEADAPPTKRPGDGYFRAGQQIRVPNIGGDAIKPGSITDQGWQKTLAALGVGSDQPEVDRIVVSKSEDTLKAYQGDKLIAMFTVSSGSSEFPLPIGEWDILGEAYNPPYSYDPEVLGQGDGETYKLPPGPNGPVGVVWIDLSKEHYGIHGTPDPETIGRAQSSGCVRLTNWDAARLAQMVSPSTQVIFEA; encoded by the coding sequence ATGCGCCAATTCCTGTTTATCGCCGCTTCGTCCCTCGCTCTTGCCGCCTGCGGCATGGATGGTGCGGAGGACGAAACCGAAACGACTTCCGCGTCGGCAGAAGCTAATTCCGCTTCCGATCAGGGGTACGAAACCTACAGCGACGACAATCATGCCGACAGCATGGCATCGAACGACGAAGCCAGCTCTGCATCCGGCAGCTCCGACGCACAGATCGAAGATCCCGAAGATCGCCCGATCATGCAGGCGCAGGTCGTGCTCGACAGGATCGGCTTCGGACCCGGCGTGATCGACGGCAAGATGGGCATGAGCACCGAGAACGCACTGTCGGGCTTTCAGGAGGCAAACGACCTCGAAGTGACTGGCAAGCTCGATGAGAAAACGAAGAGCGCATTGGCAGAGTGGGACCGTATCGCGGCCACGCGCGTCGTTACCATCCCCGCCAGCTGGGGCGATATCGAATTCAAGGAAATGCCCGAAGACACTGTCAAGAAGGCAGAAATGGAAAACCTCGGATACACTTCGCTCGACGAAAAGCTGGCAGAGCGTTTTCACACCACCGTCGAGGTCCTGCGCCAGCTCAATCCGAATGGCAGACCTGCCGGTTCTTCGGATACGGCCCAGCCGTCTACGAACGATGCCGAAGCCGACGCTCCGCCGACCAAACGCCCCGGTGACGGCTATTTCCGTGCCGGCCAGCAGATCCGCGTTCCGAACATCGGCGGCGATGCGATCAAGCCGGGTTCGATCACCGACCAGGGTTGGCAAAAGACCCTCGCGGCGCTCGGAGTCGGTAGCGACCAGCCGGAGGTCGATCGTATTGTCGTGAGCAAGTCGGAAGACACGCTGAAGGCCTACCAGGGCGACAAGCTTATCGCCATGTTCACAGTCAGCTCGGGATCCAGCGAGTTTCCACTGCCGATCGGCGAATGGGATATCTTAGGTGAGGCATACAATCCCCCCTATTCCTACGACCCCGAGGTTCTGGGGCAGGGTGATGGCGAAACCTACAAGCTGCCCCCCGGACCGAACGGTCCGGTCGGGGTCGTATGGATCGACCTGTCGAAGGAACACTACGGCATCCACGGCACGCCGGACCCGGAAACCATCGGCCGTGCGCAGAGCAGCGGCTGCGTTCGCCTGACCAACTGGGATGCTGCGCGCCTTGCGCAAATGGTGTCGCCGTCGACGCAGGTGATCTTCGAGGCCTGA
- a CDS encoding M23 family metallopeptidase: MNIVDRILTIVVTATITSIVWIVAGGSLIENATSDSQRKNTRPAEVAPSPEPSPTEGETMEEAAGLDTAMPTSPAQNASNRLLIPVKNIRVSDLSDTFSDSRGEGVRLHEAIDIMAPTGTSVVAAAPGTVEKLFRSDAGGNTIYVRSNDGETIHYYAHLDEYAEGLKEGQRVRRGQRLGTVGSSGNASEQAPHLHFAVLQTTADAEWWEPANAVNPYPLLTGEQ, from the coding sequence ATGAATATCGTCGATCGCATTCTTACCATCGTTGTCACCGCCACGATTACCAGCATCGTCTGGATCGTGGCGGGCGGCAGTCTCATCGAAAACGCCACCAGCGACAGCCAGCGCAAGAACACGCGCCCGGCCGAAGTGGCGCCCAGCCCGGAGCCAAGTCCTACAGAAGGCGAGACGATGGAAGAGGCGGCCGGTCTCGATACGGCCATGCCAACGTCACCGGCGCAGAATGCCAGCAACCGGCTACTGATCCCGGTCAAGAACATCCGCGTATCCGATCTGAGCGACACGTTCAGCGATTCGCGCGGTGAAGGCGTCCGCCTGCACGAAGCGATCGACATCATGGCCCCGACAGGAACCAGTGTCGTGGCAGCAGCACCCGGTACGGTGGAAAAGCTGTTTCGCTCCGATGCAGGCGGCAACACGATCTATGTGCGCTCGAACGACGGCGAGACGATCCATTATTACGCCCACCTCGACGAATATGCGGAAGGACTGAAGGAGGGCCAGCGTGTGCGCCGCGGCCAGCGGCTCGGCACTGTCGGGTCCAGCGGCAATGCCTCGGAACAGGCGCCGCACCTGCATTTCGCGGTGTTGCAGACCACGGCGGATGCGGAGTGGTGGGAACCCGCCAACGCGGTGAACCCGTATCCGCTGCTCACCGGAGAGCAGTAG
- a CDS encoding elongation factor P — translation MTRRIAIGIAAASLFALFPATGQAQGRLGLLEQGEYVCALPGSATGPAWQEMEAHNFAITGASSYRTEKGVGTYLLEGKRVTFTRGPMKGHRMMLLSSGLLQELGRDGKLGRLRCHRAGPLVD, via the coding sequence ATGACACGCCGCATCGCAATCGGCATCGCTGCAGCTTCGCTTTTCGCGCTGTTCCCCGCCACGGGACAGGCGCAGGGACGTTTGGGCCTGCTCGAACAGGGCGAATATGTTTGCGCCCTGCCCGGAAGCGCGACTGGCCCTGCCTGGCAGGAGATGGAAGCGCATAATTTCGCGATTACCGGGGCATCCAGCTACCGCACCGAGAAAGGCGTCGGCACCTACCTGCTCGAAGGCAAGCGCGTTACGTTCACCCGCGGCCCGATGAAGGGGCATCGCATGATGCTGCTCTCGTCCGGCCTGCTGCAGGAACTGGGGCGCGACGGAAAGCTCGGCCGCCTGCGCTGTCACCGTGCCGGTCCGCTCGTAGACTGA
- the efp gene encoding elongation factor P: MKISGVDIRPGNIIEYEGGIWKVAKIQHTQPGKGGAYMQVEMKNLQDGRKTNVRFRSADTVEKVRLDTQEYQFLYEDGDMLVFMDQNTYEQINLPSDLLGDARPFLQDGMQVKLELWEEKPISVELPAQIEAEIVEADAVVKGQTASSSYKPAVLDNGVRIMVPPHIESGTRIIVDVYEQSYVGKAS; encoded by the coding sequence ATGAAGATCAGCGGCGTGGACATCCGTCCGGGCAACATCATCGAATACGAAGGCGGCATCTGGAAGGTCGCCAAGATCCAGCACACCCAGCCCGGCAAGGGCGGCGCCTACATGCAGGTCGAGATGAAGAACCTGCAGGATGGCCGCAAGACCAACGTCCGCTTCCGCAGCGCCGACACGGTCGAGAAGGTGCGCCTCGATACGCAGGAATACCAGTTCCTCTATGAAGACGGCGACATGCTCGTGTTCATGGACCAGAACACCTACGAGCAGATCAACCTGCCGAGCGACCTCCTGGGCGATGCCCGGCCGTTCCTCCAGGACGGCATGCAGGTGAAGCTGGAGCTGTGGGAAGAAAAGCCGATTTCGGTCGAACTGCCCGCCCAGATCGAAGCAGAAATCGTCGAGGCCGATGCCGTGGTGAAGGGCCAGACCGCTTCGTCCAGCTACAAACCCGCCGTGCTCGACAACGGCGTTCGCATCATGGTCCCGCCGCACATCGAAAGCGGCACGCGCATCATCGTCGACGTCTACGAACAGAGCTACG